The Bernardetia litoralis DSM 6794 genome includes a window with the following:
- a CDS encoding DUF4159 domain-containing protein, whose protein sequence is MKYILIVLTLALFSFVPNKSLLKPNATYKIAKLKYNGGGDWYSNKTSLPNLIEFCNENLRTQIDKEEEVVEVGSAELFSYPFVHMTGHGNVIFSAQEAQNLRNYLIGGGFLHIDDNYGMDKFVRLEMKKVFPELDFIELPYSHSVYDINYKFPDGLPKIHEHDGKPAQGFGLLYEGRLVCFYSYESDLGNGWEDSSIHNDPEEKRQAALKMGANLVLFAFMQLQ, encoded by the coding sequence ATGAAATATATACTAATTGTTCTTACTCTAGCTTTATTTTCATTTGTTCCTAATAAATCTCTTTTAAAGCCAAATGCTACATATAAAATAGCAAAACTAAAATATAATGGTGGTGGAGATTGGTATTCAAACAAAACTTCTTTACCAAACCTTATAGAATTTTGTAACGAAAATCTAAGAACCCAAATCGATAAAGAAGAGGAAGTTGTGGAGGTGGGAAGTGCAGAACTTTTTAGCTATCCTTTTGTACATATGACAGGACATGGAAATGTCATTTTTTCGGCACAAGAAGCTCAAAACCTTCGTAATTATCTAATTGGAGGAGGTTTTTTGCATATTGATGATAATTATGGAATGGATAAATTTGTTCGTTTGGAAATGAAAAAAGTTTTTCCAGAATTAGATTTTATCGAACTTCCTTATTCACATTCTGTCTATGACATCAATTATAAATTTCCAGACGGGCTTCCAAAAATCCACGAACATGATGGAAAACCTGCACAAGGTTTTGGTTTGCTTTATGAAGGTCGTTTAGTTTGTTTTTATTCGTATGAAAGTGATTTAGGAAATGGTTGGGAAGATTCTTCTATCCACAACGACCCAGAAGAAAAGCGACAAGCTGCTCTCAAAATGGGCGCAAATTTGGTTCTTTTTGCTTTTATGCAGCTTCAATAA